The genomic segment GGGTACGGGAAATACCGCCTTTCCCTCAGGGCGATCGGTGCTTTCGCCGGGATGCCGGTACAGCCAGGTAAGCTCGTGTTTGTTGTAGGAAAGGTGCACCACGGTGCTTCCGGGAATCGCCGCAAAACGGGCGGTGGTTTCCATGTCCGGGTCTCCCTGCATTTTTATCGTACATACATAGTTTTTTGCAAGCCCCAGGGAAAGCCACTGTTCTATCCAGCCAAAAAGCCGGGGAGGGTAACAGATGACGTCGCTGAACACCCAGTCCACTGGTCCCAGGTCCTGGGGTTTTAACGTAAAGGCGTCGTGTTTCACGTACCGTACCAGGGGGTGCTCCATGAGGTGCGGTGCCAGGGGCGCCCGATCGATAGCAATGACCTGAGCGCCTAACCGGGTGAGCACCCAGGTCCACCCGCCGGGCGATGCCCCCGCATCAATGCAAAGATCCCCAGGGCCGGGCCAGGCCCCAAGGCGTACCAGGGCTTCCTGTAACTTAAGGTAGGCCCGGCTTGGGGGATCGATCTTGTTTTCTACAAATTG from the Treponema sp. J25 genome contains:
- a CDS encoding SAM-dependent methyltransferase; the protein is MASPIEQLPGWVYQALPEFVDHLEKELGSWDNQWGPLYYRRIPTKAFWVQNIWLNPFMAHFTSISEAARLLKSIQRNWAPLLVRNFRRGQLIQEQLPHIPLDKPREFPFVVPPAPMGAWTLLDEHTLLASAHTTSPFPGGTIQFVENKIDPPSRAYLKLQEALVRLGAWPGPGDLCIDAGASPGGWTWVLTRLGAQVIAIDRAPLAPHLMEHPLVRYVKHDAFTLKPQDLGPVDWVFSDVICYPPRLFGWIEQWLSLGLAKNYVCTIKMQGDPDMETTARFAAIPGSTVVHLSYNKHELTWLYRHPGESTDRPEGKAVFPVPMTEEPLCK